The Halobaculum magnesiiphilum genome contains the following window.
TCGAACGGTCCCCGTTCGCCGACCTGCTCGTAGCGCCAGCCGTCGTCGGTTTCGGTCACCCGGAGGTCGAACTCCAGACCGCCGCCGGCGACGGTGACGACGGTGGCGTCGTCCTCGGATCGGGTTCCCCGGACCACGAAGCTCCCCTCGTACTCGACGAGCGCCGCCGGCGAGAGCAGCCGGCGGAGCGTGTCGGGGGTCGCCGCGACGAACCGCTCGGCCTCGACTTCGCGCATGCCGCGGGGTGGGCGCCCCCCGCACAAAAGCCCGCGGGGAACCGCCGTCGG
Protein-coding sequences here:
- a CDS encoding SRPBCC family protein; this encodes MREVEAERFVAATPDTLRRLLSPAALVEYEGSFVVRGTRSEDDATVVTVAGGGLEFDLRVTETDDGWRYEQVGERGPFDAMETAVTVEPANEGSRVRAVSRVSLGLPVPLADRIAGWKRRGELRRLLDTIADDA